In the Argiope bruennichi chromosome 8, qqArgBrue1.1, whole genome shotgun sequence genome, atatatatatatatatatatatatatatatatatatatatgtcgagtttagacaataaataaaaaaaatcaccatagctaaaaggttttagaaaataaaaacattttaaattctgaaaattattttttacaattaaaggtTATTCTTTCCATTGCACTTTTCGAAATGGAAAAATTAACTATcagtttaagatttaaaataaaaaaaaattggaatttgaatggtgtaaaatataaaatgtaatgcattattatagaaaattacatataattattaataaaatatagtattattattaaaatataatcatccATAAGATAACGGGAGAAAAACTGAAAGCtgcttttcatataatttttttctaaaaaggaattatatttaGATGATAGTTTAACTTATGTTTTACTCATAAGTATACTTTTATTGAGATTTGAAGAGTAATTCAAGGGAGCTcgtattttgcattttaagtgtgagtagaaaaataaaaagaaatgtattctaGTGTTCTAACAAAACAGGAAAAGttttgtatatgtttttgttCCTTTGTGTAATCTTGTTTTTGCACCTcaatcttattaaaagaaaatcgcAATCTTTCTTTTcagctaaaaattttaaattagattatttgtgaagttatattatttaattttcaatttagaaaacatttagaCATGAAGATtctgtttgataatttttaatattttgaaattagttaatGAACAATGCATTATACAAAGGCTTCCAAAAATTGTGTTTACAGAAAACTTTCTTACTGTATTAGTTGTAAGGAATCAGAACGAATTAGTTTCATTATTCAAGAGTTTCAACTTTTCATTCTTTTGCCCACTAAAGTATTCAAAAGATAAGATTTGTTAAACTTCAATCAAATATGTAAGTCCATTAATCATCCAATATGaagatttcttttgcattttttcatattCTGTGGTGCATTTCTCTTTCTTACTCTCCGTATCagcaaataaagaagaaatgtaCTCAACCTATAATATCTAGAACTTTCTTctgaaaattcgtaaaaattcTTAAAGCATAACCTATGAAAATTAGTCTTGaagaatcaattttttgtttgcttttaactTTGTTTATGGAGCTTGAATcatttcttgtttattaaaatgaaattttgttaccAAGTTTTGATACATTTCCTTTTGTGATAGAGGTTTGAAATTTTGTGGTCTTGAATATTTTCGATTGcaataaacattataatatattcagaatttaattatttgttaatcttaatttaaaatttgattctattctagtggcgccatctagtaatGAGTTAGGGATCCTAAAGCTTTGAACTTTGTTTATTGAGCTTGAATCGtttcttgtttattaaaatgaaattttgttactaCAATTTGATACATTTTCATTTGTGATAGAGGTTTGAAATTTTGTGTTCTTGAATATATTTGATTGCAATAAACATcataatatattcagaatttaattatttgttaatcttaattaaaatttgagtctGTTctagtggcgccatctagtaatGAGTTAGAGATCATAAAGCTTTTAACTTTGTTTATTGAGCTTGAATTGtttcttgtttattaaaatggaattttgttactAAGTTTTGATACATTTCCATTTGtgatagagttttgaaattttctgttcttGAATATTTTCGATTGcaataaacattataatatattcagaatttaattatttgttaaactgaatttaaaatttgattctgttttagtggcgccatctagtaatGAGTTAGAGATCCTGAAGcagacaataacaaaaataaaaggaactctgttttttaaataaaacaattaaactataaattcgaatggtattttttaaataatatgcctTTTATTGCAGATATCTATGCTgtttaattaaaaggattttatcCAATTATTTGATAGTAATGGTATGAACTCTTctttaagaataagaatattattttaaaagtaaattgattgtgatagaattattattattaaaactgaaaactttAGTAAAGTGTAATTacgagatatttatttaaaagcatatttaaattctttcacaGAATTGTATTAGAACGATAATTTATTTCGCatactttaaaaattcctttagtTCCTAGTTTTGATAACACTAAGCtccatttgaattcaaaaattaaatagcagTTCTGCAACTGAGCTCTTTTAACCGATTTGGGTATTAACTAACgcaaatagagaaatattttccgGTAAGAGTAATAACAAGCTTTTCACGGATTATGAATCTTTCCCAAATAAACACTCGCGCATTTGAAATTTCTCGTCAGTATAGTGAGTAGGGATTAAATGCATAATTACACATCCTGAGTATGCTATGAATATCCCATGAGCCTTTGCTCCCTCcttcaatttattcaaaagtttccTCTTGGCACAGaggaaatgtttttgaatattatatgctCACATTATGGAGGAAATGTAATGTTGCTacttcgattttaattttatcaactaTATTTCATGAACtctgaaagaaaaatcattagaaatttaaagccTAGTTTGGAAAAGATAAATATGGTTATCACATGTTTATAACTTACTAATTATTTGGTagttatgataattaaataaatgcttatcaAACCGAGCGCTTTGGAAATGTATAAAAGCAATGgaaatatgatataaaacaaaaatacaaagtttaaacatttgaatGAGATTTATGATTGCGCTACTATATGGTATGCTTCATAATACAgagataaaattcttttcaaaatctttaatttatttaattaatggtaCAGAAACGAGTTCTTCGGAACAACATACCAATAAAGTTGCCCtgtatttacaatataaaaatgtacctaatattaataatatgttatttatgataaaattcataaaagcaGTTCCTATTTTTCTCACATAAGTTATATGTCACATTGTATACATGCATCTTACTCGAGGTTTGACCTTATTATCTTTAGATTATTACACTTTAACTGATACAGCAATTTTGCATTTCAGGGAAATACTCAACCCTGTAGTAATATCGTCTTTTAGAGAACAATTTAAACTGGTATTGTGGATATGGATGTtagtaaatcatattttttgaacttgcatttaacaaaaatacacaaataccaaaaatttttaaaagataattataacttcaaataataagaataaaatatttgtaaattcgaAAGTGAATGAATATGCAAGTAATTGAATGAATGATCTATAAAAggaatttatgaaaaacaatatgaaaatctATGATATTTTGGATCTactgatatttataaaatcaatagaaAAGACAAAATGCCAATCCTCCAACCCAAAACACTTATTGCATtctatcagtttttatttcacaCCAATGAAACATGTTTACTAAATATGCCCTCAATCCTTACAAccccaaattttgaaagaaaaaaaaaaactacttttggTACATTGTCTACTGGGGTAAGAAACCACATCAATTGCATTATCTATGCGGAACTAAGCCCACATAGCTCTCTAGCCCCAAATAATTACACTGTTTAATGGAAAGAAAGTCATAGTTCCCTAACCGGAATCAATTACATTGTCTATGGAGGAATAAAAGTCGTAGCATAGCTCCCTAGCCTCATCCAATTACATTTTCTGTAAGGGAAAAACCACATTATAGCTCCCTAGCCTTATCCAATTACATTTTCTGTAAGGGAAAAACCACATTATAGCTCCCTAGCCTCATCCAATTACATTTTCTGTAAGGGAAAAACAACATTATAGCTCCCTAGCCTCAACAAATtcacgaatttttatttcatctgaaagcTTATGACGATACTCATTTCAAAGCCCTTGACATGAAGATAGATGTGTGACCAAGCATTGCTTTTCTTCCTCTATTTTTCGCAAAACAAAGCCCGGGTGCCGTCCCCAGCTTAAACAAGTACAcagattttgataattaatttcgaCATTTCACTTATAGTTAACCGGTTAGAATAATCGGTATATTatataatcagaatttaaaatatgacattaatTAGTTTCATAAGTTGGAGTAAATGGTTATTATGCTGGTTGACATAAcgaaattaattctatttatatacGAAGAGCTGATAGTTAAAGGAacctgattaaatttttatttcagaagctCGTCTTTATAAGCAAATGTGATTGATAATCCGGAAGTGTCTCGTATATTTCCATAATAAAGCGAGTTGTGTCTTTAGCTTCGTAGTAAAGGGAAAGAATCGAAcgttataatttatttcgtttgaaTCATTCAATAGGATCTGACACAATTCTACTATTTTGCAtcaaaactacataatttcacttccaatcttattatttatttcagatatcttTTTAACATACAAAGATTTACCCCAAAACGATTTCATCTAAAGTTATTTgtgatttttgtgtaaaaaaacttaacaaattaCATGCATCTTGTTCTTTGTGTTTTGAAGCATCATGTTAatacacaaagaaaaataattttgaatatgttgaTCTAAAACATCCTATTATGTACAagtgtgaaaatgaaaattcatgagATCTATAAACATATTCTCGTTTCTTTTCAGACTATAGTTATTGCTTATAGTTTAGTTACTATGTGATGAAATATAATCCATGCTGAAGAGTATAGATGCCAGCTAAATACGGTTCTAGGAATTCCACCATCACTCTCGGTGTTAATGTCATAActcttgtaatttaaatttcactggATGTCTTAGAAGGGCGGGATTAACtcatttataattgtaattacatttcgaaatttcttatttgaaaagacagtgaaacaatttttcatttgcttcatAGGTTGAAGCAAGAAATTAATGAGCATTGAAAACAAtatccaaataataaatattaaacaaatatatgtttAAGATTCAAATATATTCGTATTGagctatttaatttctttgttggTGCGTCagtaataaagatatttcatttagaTGTAAACATAGTATTTTATTGAgtatagtattatatatatattggtgattcgaagtgagcagtggactgtacttttgcttgaacttctttatttacactatatacacTCCTTTTGCGGTGAGTAGATCATATCatacatggctgattgcggtattgcattgcggttggctttgttaagccttacaaactgaagttgtttacagcttctgcgggggctggggagccgatgcgggtcaacgttctaatgaactcctgaaagactcgaccggaagggagggtaaaggggttgccgtaattttaaCATTGCCAAGTTTGGCGTTAAGCAACATTCGCGTGAACATACCGCCCGACCGTGCAATGTCTCTCAAAAGTACAAAGACGTTGCACACAATACatatagaaatacaataaatcttaaattgaaagttaaattaacaaatgcaaaattgagtatgaaagaatatatacataaagttcaaatacacattaaaatacaatgaagACACTAAATACTACAGAATAACTAAATTCAAACTACTAGATATATAAGTATGCAAAGacaatacaataaacaaaaaataaatgaacatttaggTTTCAATTGGTAATATTTAAGATGAATactttgcataattaatttagTAAGGATATGAGTTTTAGGTAAGATAATAGGAAATTTTACCTGAAATGGTATGTCGGCATTTCTAAGTCTGCCTCCTACTCTAATTACATTAGAACCTTCATCTAAAAAAGGTGATAAACCTTTTAATTTGCTAGAAGGGTTTACCTGTTTACCACTTGCTAAGTTTTTGAAGTCATCAGCAAGAACATTTTGTTGTACaagggaaattaatttaaattctgcttcCTCGATTTCCTTTGAGGAGAGTGAACCCTTCATCTTCTTGTTTCTGCAGTTTCCTAGAAATCTGAGGAGAAAACTGAAAACACGTATTAATTTGTTATacttattactaattttgaaaaagttagtaAGGAAATCTGAATTTAAAGTCATTAAGGAGTGAGTGGTATTGTCCTTgagttccaataaaaattgagaatCTTGAGATGCATCAATCATTTGTTGGTCAGCAGAGTTCACAGAAACAGGTAGTTCTTGAAGGAAAGTTGATCCATTCCACCATAAATAGTTGTCAATCAGTTGTTCTGGAACTAGTCCTCTTGATATCACATCTGCGGGGTTTAAAGTGGAGGAAACATGCTGCCAATTGTTGTTCTGCGTCAGTTGTTGTATTTTTCCCACTCTATTTGCAACAAATGTCTTGAGACGATGTGGTGGTGTTTGAATCCAGGCTAAGGAAATAGTAAGGAAATAAGGAATCTGTGTACATCACTGCGCTATCAATTTGTAGATGTAAAGCTTTTTCAACCTTGGCTTTTAGTTGAGCGGCGAGAAGACATCCACAAAGTTCCAATCTGGGAATGGAGACAGTCTTTAATGGGGAGACTCGAGATTTGCTGCATACAAGTCTAGATGTGACTATATCATTGGCACTGATGCACTGTAGATAAATAACTGCTCCATATGCGGCTTCACTGGCGTCTGAGAAacaatgaagaattaattttacaggattttcatttaaaatccatCTTGGGATTTTTACCAGCTCAAGAGCCCTAAGGGATTGAACTAAATGACTCCACTCTTTACCAATGGCTGGAGGAAGAGGGTCGTCAAATGTAAGTTTTTGCAACcacaatttttggagaaaaatcttcattttagagATAACTGGTCCCAGCAGACCCAAGGGGTAGTAGAGTCTTGCAATGATTGAGAGAACTGTTCGTTTCGTGAGCATAGATTCATTTTCATACTTGACTGTGAATATGAATAAATCCTCGAAAGGCTTCCAATGCATGCCAAGAGCCTTTGAGACCTGCTCATCTATGGGAAAAGTGTTTTCAGGATTAGAAGCtggaaaactatttaaaagttcCTGTGAGTTTGAAGTCCATTTATGTAAAGACATTCCTGCTCTTGCGAACATTTTTATCAGCTGTTGTTGTAGAATTTGAGCAGTTTGGATATCCGGGGCACCTGTAATCCCATCATCCATGTAAAGGTCGCGTAAAACCATTTCCGATGCTAACGGAAAGTCCGACGCTTCATCTAAAGCTAATTGTTTAATGGTGCGTACGGCAAGATGAGGGGCACATGAAGTGCCATATGTCACAGTTTTTAATCTAAATGTTACTTCTTGATGGGAACTGTCATCAAACCATAAAATTCGTAAATAGTCTCTTTGATGTGGCACAACTAAAATCTGACGAAACATCTTTTGAATGTCAAATGTAAAGGCAAACTTGTGTGTCCTGAaccttaatattaattcaaaaatgtcctCAACATCACCTTTACccaataaatcatttaatgaaactcCATTAGAGCTAGGGGAGCTAGCATTGAAGACTACTCTTAGAGGGGTGCTTGTAGATCCTTCCCGGTAGACTCCATGATgaggtaaaaaataattagtttctggTAATTCATCTTCCATTACTCTTTCCATGTGACCAAGAGCTGCATATTCCTCAATGAATTCAGAATAGAGCTTTTTCATTTGCGGGTTTTTGTTTAGCCTTTTAATTAAACTGTCTAGACGATTTCGCGCTATTTGTTTTGATTCACCTAACACAGGGGGATTCTCCTTTATTGGCATTTCCACAATATATCTACCTTCCTCATTGCGTTTGTATGTTTGCTTGAAATGTTTCTCACAATAAATTGAATCTTcacttaaagaaaattgattttcatgtaATGTTTCGACTTGCCAAAATCgttccattattttttctaaattattattctgtGTAACAAGACCAcagaatttatgattaaattctgACTCTCCTTCTTTTGCAGAGCTAGCAATAAATCCGAAACGCGAATTCAGTAAAATCagattatcttaaatatatttccctggcattaatatatcaaaaaagaaagaagctgaaaGTAATATATCAATTGCCCTTTGACCTTGCATAGGATCGGCCAAATTGAATCCATCCGGTAaactttgtttttctaattttttatttattgaaggaatGCATTCAGTAATTTTTGGAATGACGAGCAACTGAGCTATTGTGATGTATGATTCATCGCTATTTGAAATCTCTGCTAACACTTTTGAATGTAACTGACTTGTTTTTCCATTGATACCGGAAAtcgttacattatttttatatttttaagagctAATTTATTCGCGACTTCTGTAGTGATAAAGGAATTCTGAGACCCAGTGTCACAAATGCCTCGCAAAGGTATTTTATGACCAGCAgcgtttttaatataaacaataatagttGGTAAAATagatgaatttgcattttttgtttttcgTTGATCTTGCGAACAGAGAGAAGGAGATATTTCTGTTTGAGCTAAATCTTTTGAGTTAGAGTCTGAAGTATTTTGATGATCACTAGATTTATTGATTGAggtttgttgctgttgttttttatttcttatagaagAATCAATGTGAAGAAGGCTATTATGAAAGCCAgaacagatcttacaacggttatTGCTGCGGCAATGATTCGTTTTGTGAGAATCCGATAAACAATTAGTACAATGCGTATTTTTGATCATATTCAATCTAGACacaggatttaattttaaaaatgcttcacatttaaataaaggaTGTAAAGGCTTATTACATGTGATACACACTTTCTTTGAATCATTTCCTacaaaaaatgaatgtgattttttatatgattcttgTTGCGGTTTTGATTTTGCGGTAATGCTACCTTGAATGTTTTCAAGGACAAGACACcttttctctaaaaattcaatgaattcgcACCATGTAGGTAAATTAGATGATACCAAAGAAAGTTCAAATTGTCTTCTTGATTCTCTATCtagttttttcatcaaaatatgaatCAATAATGCGTCAGAAAAAGAGTTTAGTTCTAAACCCATAATTTTAAGAGCTCGAACATGTTTAATACAATTGTCCAAAAAAGCTCGTAAACCTTTTGCTGAATCGGATGTATGGATTTCTAAAGCTAAAATGTCATTGAAATGGCTTTGAACGCATAAGCGTTTATTATCAAAACGTTCTTTCAGAGCATTTTTCAAACTGGCATAGGTCTCTTCTATTGTCACTATTTCTGCAGCTGCACCACTAagagttgattttaaataatataatttttgattttcagttaatttatcattattgtcaatgatattttcaaattgaattttaaaattctgccaGTCTTGGTAATGACCAGAAAACTTAGGCAGTGGAATTTCAGGCAGTCTGAAACTAATGCTTTCTGTTTTGTTTGATGCTTCATTAGAACGAGAATTACAGTTCGAAGCAGATAAAAGTTCATTATTAGAGGCTAATAATTTCTTAAGGCTTACCTCTAGTCTTTCGCGCTCTTCTTCTAATTCTTCTACCGAATCTTCCAATTCTTGTAATTCGGAATCCTCGGCTATGACGAAGTACTCTTCTTTAATCTGTTCTAGGTTTTGTTTAATCTTGAGAAGATTATCCAGTTTGGTTTGATACACTATTGAGTCCTTTGAATCATCCGTTTCGATAAAAGAGTTCAGCTTTGTTAAAGAGGATTTTATACTACCTCTCTTTCTGTTAAGAGATATGATTTTTGCTCTTTGATCATCAGCCATGATTATTTTTACTAGTAATTCCTCCGGTTGCACGGACCATAAATATGGTGattcgaagtgagcagtggactgtacttttgcttgaacttctttatttacactatatacacTCCTTTTGCGGTGAGTAGATCATATCatacatggctgattgcggtattgcattgcggttggctttgttaagccttacaaactgaagttgtttacagcttctgcgggggctggggagccgatgcgggtcaacgttctaatgaactcctgaaagactcgaccggaagggcgggtaaaggggttgccgtaattttaaCATTGCCAAGTTTGGCGTTAAGCAACATTCGcgtgaacatatatatatatatatatatatatatatatgattgtggagcaaaataaagaaaatctttctaATAATAAACGAGAAACATTCAATCATCGTTAACTATCTTTTCCTGCTGATAAAAAAACTACATAATCATCGGATGTCATGTTAGAATCATTGATTCGTTATTCCGAAATGAGAGACTAGGTGGAATTGATatgatcaaaatgaaaattttctttcttatttagatgctctatttcttgaaaaaaaaaaggaattacatttttataaagtagAACTGAATTCTTTATGAGAAacttaattttgttatttcattctttcttccttttttaaagttcattcttTGTATGGTCTTTACTCTTGAAAAATTTGTACTCTTGTGTTATTTCTAATCTGTCTTACTTGTTTATGCTTTTTATTACAATCTTAtgcttttttatgatttttatatctgttttgtATTAATCTCTGTCTTAATTGTTTATATCTATTTGTCTTTTAATTCGTTTCTTTTTCCTTGCTCATCTAGTTTccataaatatgatattttcattatttagtgTTTGCAGACAATTTGTTGGTTCCATTCCAGTTAATTATCAAACAAAGTCTACTCAAATTAAAGATAGTATATTCTTTTTATGACCCTCCCCTCTCTTCAGGAATGATGAACTCGAATTAGTATCTTTTTACTAGCCGAAGTATAATTACATAAAGCAAATTGATATTTACATAAGAGTACAACTAACGACAAGGTTAAacaacttttgaattatttagatCACAAATACAGAGGTTAAAACGTTATGTAATATGTTGAGAAGTGCAATACAAATTAGAATACAAAGGATATTCAAACAAAGCAGTAAGAAATGCAAAGCAAATAGTACAAAGTAATACAAACTTATGAAATACGTacaaataacagaaaaagaaGTATTACAACaaaactattctttaaaagctacaaaatcaatttttaatcttaattcctattattaaaatatatagaaaaaaaatgattttatatgaattttagaagaaaatagcaggaataggaaaataatttttttttcaaaaaaaaaagaataaaatatttttttaaatatctactaataatgaaagaaaatgtgtAAGAGTTGATGAGTAAAGCAATGAGCTgcgaaattttttgataatttactcTGAAGCAGAGAGTAAGGTctcttttgagattttaattaattataaattaaattttgacaaaattttgacatttttcttaataatttcgaatttaatacgaaacaaaatttatattaaaagtatttaattattagaaaaaatataatttttgtaaaattaacttattattagaTTTACTATTTTTTCTACATGTATTTATgtttatacatgtatatatattttttattatattatagatcatataaatttatatatactctggaagtgaaaaaatataccattaaagatattaaaaatatttttgatatctttctttaatatataaaatacatttttattgattcgAATTTAATCATTATAGATAGATAATGTTAATTCAGTGCAGAATATGAGAAATGTTactataattaaagttaaaaaaaagaacttttgaattgaataaaactgTGTTGCTCTAAAGATAATGCATACACTAGCTTTCCTCCTCTATCAGAACACCCTCCAGGATTAAACTGAATTAAGCGGACTAGCGGCCATTCAAATAGAATTTAACCGAGGTTGCATTAATCTGCATGCATCACTGCTTGCACCCTTCCAGTGCTTGAAGTCTATTGAAACATGCTTCGCTACTAAGTCCTTCCTAAATACACGGGGCGATTATGAGTATACCCACAACGGATTCCAGTCAATAGACTTGCACCACTCTGCCTGGGAGTGAAGCCAAGTGTCAAAGGGAAGATTAGAAATGCCCCTCTCCCCCAAGCTATCTTCCGATCAAAGAATACGGAGATGATTTGgtgatattttagaattcatcGTGATTTATAGATGAAAGGTTCTCTGTTTGCTTTGCTTATTATTCTATTTTCCGAGGAATTGGATGGTTTTGATGAAT is a window encoding:
- the LOC129980618 gene encoding uncharacterized protein LOC129980618, which produces MADDQRAKIISLNRKRGSIKSSLTKLNSFIETDDSKDSIVYQTKLDNLLKIKQNLEQIKEEYFVIAEDSELQELEDSVEELEEERERLENNNLEKIMERFWQVETLHENQFSLSEDSIYCEKHFKQTYKRNEEGRYIVEMPIKENPPVLGESKQIARNRLDSLIKRLNKNPQMKKLYSEFIEEYAALGHMERVMEDELPETNYFLPHHGVYREGSTSTPLRVVFNASSPSSNGVSLNDLLGKGDVEDIFELILRFRTHKFAFTFDIQKMFRQILVVPHQRDYLRILWFDDSSHQEVTFRLKTVTYGTSCAPHLAVRTIKQLALDEASDFPLASEMVLRDLYMDDGITGAPDIQTAQILQQQLIKMFARAGMSLHKWTSNSQELLNSFPASNPENTFPIDEQVSKALGMHWKPFEDLFIFTVKYENESMLTKRTVLSIIARLYYPLGLLGPVISKMKIFLQKLWLQKLTFDDPLPPAIGKEWSHLVQSLRALELVKIPRWILNENPVKLILHCFSDASEAAYGAVIYLQCISANDIVTSRLVCSKSRVSPLKTVSIPRLELCGCLLAAQLKAKVEKALHLQIDSAVMYTDSLFPYYFLSLDSNTTTSSQDICCK